GTGTGATCGTCAATGTCGATATTGGCGGAGGAACAGCGAATGCAGCCTACTTCCAACGTGGCCGAGCGATTGCAACGGTTACATTCCACGTCGGAGGAAGACTGATCCGTCTCAGTCCGCAGGGTGTCGTTCAATACGTGTCGCCGAACATTCAACAATGGCTGTCGGCAAAAGGATTGCGTATCCAAGTCGGACAGGAAATCGGATTCGCGCAGCTCACAGAGGTTGCTGAACAGCTGGGACGCAGCATGCTCGATTATTTGACGGGGAAAGAGCGCCAAGTATCAGGCTTGCTCGTAGTGGGACCGCATTTGCGCGATTCCATCCCGGTTGACGAATTGACTGTCTCAGGCGGTGTGGGTCTCCTCATGAGCGGACCTCCCGTCCAAAATATTTCGGATGCGAGCCGATACGGCGATTTTGGCCCGCTGCTTGGATATGTACTCCAGCAGGAGCGCGAAAAAGGGACGTATCCGGTACAGTGGCTAGACCCGGATCAAACGGTACGGGCAACAGTAATTGGCGCAGGGATGCAGAGTACGGAGATTAGTGGTTCAACCGTGCATATCAAGCCGGAGCTGTTGCCGATCAAAAATATTCCGATTCTCAAGCTGGAGCTTACCGAGGAACAATTGGCAGATGCCACACGACTGCGACAAGAAGTGGCTGCTATCTACCAACTGGGTGAGCGTCTGTTTGAAAAAACGACAGGGATTCCTTTCGCACTCGCGATCTCCGGCATCGGGTACTGCTCGTACGCTTTGCTGCAGATGCTGTCCCAGGAGCTGTCGGAGCAATACCGGGCAACTTTCCCCGAGAGTCAAACGATGGTCGTGATCTGTGAAACAGATATGGCGAAAGCGCTCGGGCAGGCCTTGGCGCTGCGCTGCAAAGGGGCACCGGAAATCATTTGCATCGATCAGGTGCGTGTGGAATACGGCGATTACATTGATCTCGGTGAGCCAATCTCGGGAACGATCATTCCCGTCGTTGTCAAAACACTCGCGTTTGATGAAAGGCCGTAACGTAAGAAGGGGTGGACGTGATGAACACGAAAACGACTGTGCTTGGACAGACCTATCAATTTCGCGATTTGAAAGAAGTTTTCGCGAAGGCTAATGAAGATAAATCAGGCGACCAGTTGGCTGGTCTCGCCGCTGCTGATTCCCGGGAACGTGTAGCTGCCAAGCAAGTTTTGGCGGATCTGACGCTTGCGGATATCCGTAACAATCCGATGGTTCCGGCAGAAGAAGACGAAGTATCCCGTGTGATCGAAGAAGGCATCAACGAAAAAATTTATAGCGAAATCAAAAACTGGAGTGTAGCAGAACTCCGCGAGTACATTTTGAGCCATCAAGCAGGCGATAATGAACTCAAGCGAATCAGCCGCGGCTTGTCCAGTGAGATGATTGCAGCGACTGCCAAGCTCATGAGCAACCTGGACTTGATTACGGCTGCGTCCAAGATTAAAGTTGTGACGCATGCCAACACCGCAATCGGTCAAAAGGGCATATTGGCTTCTCGTGTACAGCCGAACCATCCATCCGATAACGTACAAGGTATCAAGGCATCCCTGTACGAAGGATTGAGCTACGGAATCGGCGATGCGGTTATCGGGATCAACCCGGTTATCGATACAGCGGACAGCGTGAAGGATATTTTGAACATGACCAAAGACGTGATGACCAAGTTTGATATCCCGACGCAAAACTGCGTATTGGCTCACGTATCTACGCAAATGCGTGCCATCCGTAATGGGGCACCAGCAGACTTGATTTTCCAAAGCTTGGCGGGTAGTGAAAAAGGCAACAATGCATTCGGTATTGATGTAGCGCTGTTAGATGAAGCAGACGAGCTGATGCGCAAAGAGGGTACTTCCTATGGACCGAACTTCTGGTACTTCGAGACAGGTCAAGGCTCTGAGCTGTCTTCCGAGGCGCATCACGGCATGGACCAGGTAACGATGGAAGCGCGCTGCTACGGTTTGGCTCGCAAATACAATCCGTTTATCGTGAACACGGTAGTTGGATTCATCGGACCTGAGTATTTGTACGACAGCCGTCAAGTAATCCGCGCAGGCTTGGAAGACCATTACATGGGCAAAATGCACGGTTTGCCGATGGGCTGTGACGTATGCTACACGAACCACATGAAGGTCGATCAGAACGATATGGACAATCTCGGTATCTTGCTCTCGTCGGCAGGCGTTAACTTCGTCATCGGGGTAGCTATGGCTGACGATGTCATGCTCAACTATCAATCGACGAGCTTCCATGATATTGCCGCGTTCCGTGAAGTGATGGGACTGCGACCTGCTCCTGATTTTGAAAAATGGCTGGAGAAAATGGGCATCATGGAAAACGGTAGGCTGACTGCAAAAGCAGGCGATCCGACAATCTTCATGTAAGATCAGGAGGTGAAAGACGATGGAACAACAATTAGATTTCTTGGTAGATAAAGTTGTAGCAGAGCTGCAAAAGAAGCTGGGTGAGGCCACAGAACCAGCTCCGTCACCAAAAGCAGAGACAGGCACAGGCTTGATCCAACTGAGATCGGAACCAAAGGCTGAGCCAGTATCGAGCGCGACGACCGCTCCGACGCAAGCGCCAGCGGTGAATGAGCACCTCGCTCCATCAGCAGAACCTGAGAGAACATCACATGTACCGAATCCGAAGTACAAGGAAGGCTTGGATGAACTGCTGTCCAGCACGCCAGCGCGCATCGGAGTTTGGCGTGCAGGTGTGAGACCTTTGACCAAAACGATGCTCGAATTGCGTCGCGACCATGCTGCGGCTGTAGATGCTGTATACGGTGAAGTCAGTCAAGCGGTGCTCGATCAGTTCTCCCTGTTCACAGTGGAAACACAGTACGACAACACCGAAAACTATTTGAAGCGCCCAGACATGGGGCGTATCCTTACAGACGAAGGCGTGCGCTTGTTGCAAGAGCGCTGCCAAAAGAAACCACAGGTACAAATCGTCGTTTCAGACGGCTTGAGTGCTGCTGCGGTTGACGCAAACCTGAAAGACGTGCTTCCATCCCTGATGGACTCTCTGAAAAGCTATGGACTGACCTGCGGCACCCCGTTCTTTGTCCAAGGCGGACGCGTAGCCAGTATGGATCACGTCGGCGAGATTTTGGAGCCAGAAGTATTGGTGCTCCTGATCGGGGAGCGTCCAGGATTGGTTACGGCGCATTCCATGAGTGCATACATGTGCTACCGTCCACGCAAAGGTATGGTAGAATCAGAGCGTACAGTGATCTCGAATATTCATCGTCAAGGTACATCTCCGGTTGAGGCGGGTGCCCACATCGGGACCATTCTCTCCAAAATGCTGGAGCAAAAAGCAAGTGGTGTAAAACTAGTCTTGTAACATGACGAGGAGGATTCAGCATGACATTTCGCAGAAAAAAAGTAGCCGTCATCGGTAGTGGTTTTACAGGAGCGACAACTGCGTTCATCATGGCGCAAAAAGAGCTGGCTGACATCGTTTTGGTCGATATCCCTCAATTGGAAAACCCAACGAAGGGGAAAGCACTCGACATGATGGAGGCTTCTCCTGTTCTCGGCTTCGATGCTAGCATTACAGGTACTTCTGACTACAAAGACATCGAAGGCTCCGATATCGTAATCATCACAGCAGGGATTGCCCGCAAGCCAGGCATGTCCCGCGACGACTTGGTAGCAACGAATGCAGCCATCATGCGCTCTGTTGCTGAGCAAGTGAAAACATACGCACCAAACTCCATCGTACTCATCCTGTCCAACCCGGTAGATGCGATGACCTATACATTCTACAAAACGTCCGGCTTCCCGAAACACCGCGTTATCGGTCAATCCGGCGTGCTGGATACAGCTCGTTTCCGTACGTTCGTAGCGATGGAACTGAATGTATCTGTAAATGACGTAACAGGCTTCGTATTGGGTGGTCACGGTGACGACATGGTACCACTCTTGCGTTACTCCTACGCTGGTGGCATCCCACTCGAAAAATTGATCCCACAAGATCGTCTGGATGCTATCGTTGAGCGTACACGCAAAGGCGGCGGCGAGATCGTAGCTCTCTTGGGTAACGGTTCTGCTTACTATGCACCTGCGGCAGCTCTGGTAGAAATGGCAGAAGCGATCTTGAAAGACCAGAAGCGCATCCTGCCATCTATCGCTTTACTCCAAGGCGAGTATGGCTACAACGATATCTACCTGGGTGTACCAACACTCTTGGGTGGAAACGGTATCGAGCAAGTCATCGAGTTGGATCTGACTGCTGCTGAGAAAGCAGCCTTGGATAAATCCGCAGACTCCGTTCGTGCGGTTATGAAAGTAGCTATGCCATAAGCACGGGTTTAAAATGAAAGCTTCGCCAGATGTTTTGGCGGAGCTTTTTTTTCAATGTGGATAGAGTAGCTGTAGTGGTGGGGAAGAAGCGGATTTCCAGTCTACGCTTCGGCCTACGCCCTGCTGAGGGCGGGAACTGTTCGCTCCGAAATAAATAGCGGGAGCGCTTCAAAAGTAGAGTTTCGAGGATGTTTTTTCAGAGGTTGAAGCTGAAAACACCCGCTATTTATTTCGGAGCTGGGTAGGGCTCCAGAGGCGCTAGGACTGGAAATCCGCTTCTTCCTACGAGGCTGTATTCCCTTGAACGATTCAAGAAGAAGTAAATGTCACGGAGTGCAAACACCTGTAAGACATTGGAGGAATTGTGCGAAAAGTGACGAACTAGTTTAAAGAAATATGAAGAATTGTAAAGATGAATCTTCCAAAAAAATATATTTTATTGTAAAATAAAGGAAAAAATTAGGAGATGATTCTTTATGGGGGGGCTGCAAGGGACAATGCACTGGTCGCTGCGGTCAGAGATTGAAAGACACCGTAGAGAGTGCGGCTATACCTTGAGTAAATTAGGTGAATTAACGGGCATCAACCATGGGAGTTTGAGCGAGATTCTGAACGGAAATCCACCGCGGGCTATGACCATTGGTCAATTGGATGCGCTAGCGGCGGTGTTTGGTCGCGAGCCAGGTTGGTTGTACGAATTGTATACGGAAGAATGCATAACAGAGGGACGAATATCGCGCCCTCGGTTGATACCTTATTTAGTTCGATGCGCGGAGGTTGGGCGGAAGGATTGTATAGACGAGGTTGTTCCTAAATTGTTGGAGAATCCAAAGAATATCTCGACCCTTTTTGCCGTAGCAGAACAGCTATACGAGGAAGGGAAACAGAAACAGTCAGTACCTTTCTATGAATACGTGATTGAAAACGAAAAAGATAGTTACTCTAACCAATTTGTGATGAGTCAGTACAGACTTTTTCGAGTAGTAGTGCAAGGTACGAATTCTGAAGAAAATTGGAAGGCTGTCATTCGATTTGATCCGTATCGAAGACGCCTACCCGAAAATAACCAGTTAGATGCACTACTACAATTAGCAAATGTTTGTTATACTATCCACAAATGGAGAGAAATGGATAAATACGCCGATGAATTAAGGGAATTGGCTACTATTATCTATGAGGATGAGTTGCGTAGACGAAGAAGCAACAAGGCCAGTGAAATGCTTTCAACTGAACGTCATTTGGTTGTGTACTATGGACAAGCATTTCTCATTAAAAGTATAGCATTAGAAAAACAGGAGTTGTACGAAGAAGCGAAGCGATATGTTGATGGATACGCTGATTTAAGCTGGTTTGAATTCTTGGACGAAATTGGTCAAATCGAAATGCAGAAATTTCGATCATGGGCGACAGCGAATTTGTACACGCTGAACATACTTATGGGGAATAGTGATGTCATCCCTGATTATATTCATTTCCTTTCTGATCATCCGAAAGAGGTCCTTTCAGGTTTAGTAACGATTGTGAGTGCTGCCAATCAATACGGTTTTTCGATCGATTCGATATTTGAGCAGTTTGCAGAACATATTGATCGTTTTGAGGATCGTCAGGACGCTATCGGCATGAGCGAACATATGCAGTTTCGGAATGAAATGGCGATTTACTTGTTTAAAAGAGGGAAGTATGCAGAGGGGCTTAATGAAACGCTTCGATGCCTTAGCCTGTCTGATACCATGAAAGATTACGATAGCTTCAAAAAATGTACAGCGCTGTTTTGGACGCATCTGCAATATGCGTCTGATCAACAGAAAGGCAAGTATCAAACTATCCTTACGAAAGGAGCTGTATAGTGATGAAGGGGATTTTACTCTCACTTGCTCTCGTTTTGGGTTTGGGTGTCAATGGTGTAAGTGAACCAGCAAAGATAGGAAACGATGTAGTAGTCACTAATTATGGTCATGGAATAGGTGGCTAAATAGATCGTACCCAGGAAACATCCCATCGATGGGATGTTTTTTTCTATTCTATTTTTCTTAGTCGGTGAATTTCTGCACATCCCTGTATAGTAATTATATGTAATAAATTGTAAAAGAGAGGGGGCGTTGGATATTACTGCTATCGCAAATATTTTAGATAGGGATGTTTCTTTTCACCCTGGAAACTCCCCCAAAAAAGGCACAGCATCAGCCCCTAAAAGTAAGTGTACGATCCGGGGCATGGTAAAGGAAATCGGTTGCCACTTAGAGTTGGATAATAGAATCGATCAGCTACGACGGGAAATGATGGAGTTGGCGGGAAATTACGGTCTCTCACATGATAAAGTTTTGGCTGTGAGCCAACAATTGGATAAATATATTGTCATTGCACAAAACAGGCTAAAAACGGAAAAGTAAGTCCTTCGCACACCTCAAGGCCCCCAAACCCTTTCATTAACCTCTATCGCTGTATTTACCGACTCTAGATAAATCTGAGTCAAAGTTCCGAGCTGGATGACGAATTGATAGAAAGGTCATGTAGTGCATTTTGAAAAACTACAAAAATTGTAAAATCGGTAAAAGATAGAAAGGAAGATCCTTATAGGGGGCTGCAAGGGACAATGCATCGGTCGCTACGGTCAGAAATTGAAAAATGTCGGAGAAAGCACGGTTATACATTAAGCAAATTGGGTGAAATAACTGGCATTAACCCCGGGAGTTTGAGTGAGATTCTCAATGGGAATCCGCCGCGTGCAATCACCATTGGTCAGTTAGACGCGCTAGCCAAGGTGTTTGGTCACGATCCGGGTTGGTTGTATGAATTATACCCGGAAGAATGTATATCAGAGGGGAGAATATCGCGCCCCCGATTAATACCATACTTGATTCGATGCGTGGAGGTTGGGCGAAAGGATTGCATAGAAGCTACTGTCCCCAAAATGATGGAGAATCCGAAAAACATCTCGATTCTGTTTGCTCTTGCAGAACAGCTATATAAGAAAGGGCAACTGAAAGAGTCAGTGCCCTTTTATGAATATGTTATCGAGAATGAGAAAGATAGCTATTCTGAGCACTTCGTGATGAGCCAGTATCGGTTATTTCGTGCGGTACTGGGGACAAATGCGGAAGAAAATTGGGAGAATGTGATTCGGTTTTCTCCGTATCGCAATCGGCTTCCAGAAAACTACCAACTCGATGCCTTATTCCAATTAGCACGGGTTTGTTTTGCTTTGCAAAAGTGGAACAAATCAGGGGAGTACGGTGACGAGTTACGGCTTCTTACAGAAACTGTTCACATGCATGAATTGGACAGGTTGAAAAGAAACAAAAAAGGGGAACCCCTGAAACCAGAGCGTCCTCTTGTCTATTATTACGGAATGGGACATTTATATAAAGGTGCAGCACTGGAAATGCAAGGAATGTATGAAGAGGCGAAGCAGTATGTGCAAGTTTACGCTGATTTAGGATGGTTTGAATTACTTGATGAAGACGGACGTAAAGAGGTAGAGAGATTCAAAGTATGGGCAAAGGCGAACTCCTATACACTGGAGGTATTATCTGGGAATACAGACGTCTTAGAAGAGTATGTAGACTATCTTGAAAGTCTGCCCGCCAATGAAATTCTTGCCGGTATGATTTCTATTATGAAATCAGCTAATACCCACCATTTTTGTGTAGATGATATATTGGATCGCTTTTCTTCGCAAATTGCTAGTTTCGATCAATTTACAGAAGCAATAGGATTAGATCGACACCTCCAGTTTCGGTATCAGACAGCCATTTATGAGTTTGGTAAAGGGCGGATCGAGAGAGGGATTGAAGAAAGTATATATTACCTTTCTCTCGCCGATTTGATGAATCGACATGACGAGGCTCTTACATACATAGCATTGTTTGGATGGTTAGGGAATATGAATAAGCGAATAGCTAACCAAAACAATTAGGTAACTAGTATCCGTCAACGTTCTTGTAAATATAGCGTAGAAGGTTTTGGCTGTAAGCCAGACGAAAGTATAATCCTTTATGGGGGGGCTGCAAGAGACAATGCATCGGTCGCTGCGGTCAGAAATCGAACAAAATCGGAAAAAGCATGGCTACACATTAAGCAAGCTGGGTGAATTAACTGGCATTAACCCAGGTAGCTTGAGTGAGATTCTCAATGGAGATCCGCCGCGTGCAATCACCATTGGTCAGTTAGACGCGCTAGCCAAGGTGTTTGGTTACGATTCGGGTTGGTTGTATGAATTATACACGGAAGAATGCATATTAGAGGGGAGAATATCGCGCCCCCGATTAATACCATACTTGATTCGATGCGTGGAGGTTGGGCGAAAGGATTGCATAGAAGCTACTGTCCCCAAAATGATGGAGAATCCGAAAAACATCATGATTCTTTTTGCCCTTGCAGAGCAGCTATATGAGAAAGGGCAAATGAAAGAATCGGTGCGCTTTTATGAATATGTGATTCAGAATGAAAAAGATAGCTACTCTGACCACTTTGTGATGAGTCAGTATCAGTTATTTCGTGTTGTACTTGGGACAAATGCAGAAGAAAATTGGGAGAATGTCATTCGGTTTTCTCCTTACCGAAACCGCCTTCCTGAAAACTACCAACTTGACGCCTTATACCAATTGGCGAAGATCTGTTTCGCTTTGCAAAAGTGGGAGAGATCAGAGCAGTACGGTGACGAATTAAGGCTTCTGGCAGACACTGTTTACAGGCATGAATTGGACAGGATGAAAAGAAACAAAAAAGACGAATCTCTGAAAACGGAGCGTCATCTTGTCTATTATTATGGATTGGGCCATTTATATAAGAGCGTTTCACTTGAAATGCAAGGACTGTATGAAGAGGCGAAGAAGTATGTGCAAGTTTACGCTGATTTAGGATGGTTTGAATTACTTGATGAGGAAGGACGTAAAGAGGTAGAAAGATTCAAGGTATGGGCAAAGGCGAACTCCTACACATTGGAGGTGTTGTCTGGCAATGCTAGCATCATTGAAGAGTATGCTGACTATCTCGATAGTCTTCCCACCAATGAAGTTCTTGCCGGTTTAAATGCCATTATGAAATCCGCTAACACCTACCATTTTTGCGTGGATGAGATTTTAGAGCGTTTTGCCTCCCGCATTGCTAGTTTTGATCAATTTACAGAAGCAATTGGATTGGATCGACATCTTCGGTTTCGATATCAGATGGCTTTATATGAGTTCGGTAAGGGAAGGACAGAGAGAGGAATTGAAGAAACGATATATTGCCTTTCTCTAGCGGATTTGACGAATCGACACGACGAGACCCTTACATACATAGCACTGTTTGGATGGTTAGGGAATATGAATAAGCGAATAGGTAACCAAAACAGATTAGGCGGCTAGTATACTGTTAGGTCATTGTAAATATATCGTAGATTGATGAAACATCCTTTGGCAGGATGTTTTTTTATTCCATTTTTTGCAGTAGGTAAAAATCTGCATAACAACTTATGGTCAATTATGTAATAAATCTCAAAATAAGGTGGTTGGGATAATGATGTTCGATAAAGCAATAGAAAACTAAGAGCATCTATAAAAAGAGGAACCACAGGTGCCACTATAAGCAAGTGTATAATCCGGTGGTAAAGGAAGGAGGGTGAGTCTTATAGCAGCAATTGCATTTAAAAAGGGCGTTCCACCCCTTCGACAGGTTAAAGGAACGCCCGCAGGAGGAGCAGTTACAGCTTCTATAAGTAAATGTATCACGCTACCTCTAGATCGGGAAGGAGTAACCTATCACATTGTGGAACAATTGCGCGGACAAATGGTGCAATTGTATTTAGATTAAGCCAGCAGTTGGATCAGTACATTTAAGGAGATAGTAAAATTACTGTTTGGATTTGGATAAAATTACCGACTGTCAGGTTTGTCAAATGCGAGGTAACGAAACTGACTAGCAGATGAGCAAGAAATCAAAAAACAAGCTTTGCGAATTGTCCATTTCAAGTAAGAAAGTTGTGAATGTGTTACCTCAAAGGGTTGTCGTCACTGATAGTAACAACTGATAAGGCGGTTGGAATTTGAGGTGTGATCGGCATGGTGAACATCGAAAGACTTTCAGATGAAATATCAAAAAAATAAGAAAATAGGAGTTGGAAAAGTTATGATCTCAACATTAAATCGGCTCACACGCTTTCTATTATTAGTTCTAGTTGTAACAATTTTTGCGAGTACGCCACAGGTGGCAGATGCTAGGATCTGCGCAATAGCTCCTTCCAACATGATGATGCAGGATAATAAAGACACTGCATGGAATAATGTTCAACCAACTGCAGAATGCGATCCCAAACCTGCCAGCCCGGTAAAGTTAGATGACAAATACTTGAAGAAAAACAATGTGGATGCTCACAAATTGAAGAAGGCTAATGTGCCGAAGGGTGCTAATATTTCCCATTATGATATATATGAAGACAAATATGATGACTATCTTTGGTTAGGAAAAAAGAAACAAGGAAGGAATGAATGGATACAGTTGTTTTTTGACATTATCGATGCCGCTGACATGTTCCCTTTGAGTAGAAATATAACTGAACATTAGACTTAAAACGGAGGTGATGGTGATTATGGATGTGACACTAACCACCGAGGACAATGAAGAAACATGTATAAGTGCAGAATTTTGGTGTTTGGCAGAAGATCAGTTTGATACCCAGATATTATCAGAAGAGCTGTGTCTGATCCCAACATCGACAAGAAAAAAAGGGGAATTAACTCAAAGGAAAATACCTGCTCCTGATACGAGTTGGGAAATTTCAACATCATATGAGGCCTCACTCGATATCAACAACCAGCTTCTCCCGCTCCTTCGTATGCTAGACGGGAAACAAAAAATTTTAAAAGATTTAAAACAAGAACATAATCTCATCTATGGAATCGAATTCTTCATCTATGCGTACGAGAGACAAATCCCTCGAATGAAGCTGACACAAGAAACGATCCAATTTATGAGTGAGATCGGAGGAGTGGCGATGATAAACATCATCATCTATCCTGACGATCTGCCTCCAAACTTGGAACTCAAAGCTCCCCAAGGTACAAGTATCAAGGTAGCCTTCCTGGTCAAAGGAGCTGACACGCAACCGAATTTGAACCCACAACTTCTTCAAGTTTCCCCACACGCATCTTGGATACAAGGGGAACAGACGTCGGATGGGGCAGTATGGTATCTCGAAACGTTAGAGGAAGAAACAGATGATACAGAGGAATTACTGCTGGCAATGATAAACACGTTGAAAGAGGAAAAAGAGTCACTTATCAGTCAGAAGGAAGAACAAAACCTGTCATATGAAATCGTCGTGTACGCTCATGTCAGAAATCGGCAAGAGCCTGCGATCACTGCAAAAGAAAACGTCTTCTCATTTTTGCATGAGATCGGAGCTACGCTTGAATTCGTATTGTTCTACGCGGCAGAAGAAAATCGGTATGAAGACGACGGATTGATATAAGAGACAAAGATCTCTTGATGTCCAATTTTATGAAGTAAACTGGAAGAGAAGATAACTGATATTACAATGGAAATCGGGGGCTTAGGTGCTCCCTATTTCAATGCAATACTATTCATTCCTCGTTTTTGTGATTTTTCTTCATATCACGAAAGTATATAACTTCATCGAGAGCAGACTCAGCCCACTCGATTTCGCCATAGTCGTTGGTATGGGGGGTTTTTGGCTATTACTTAAATGTTGTGAATACTTATCGGGTGTATTGGAAAAGGTATGTATCAAATTCAAAATGAAAGTATGGCAATTGTATGTGTTCGCATTGATCTTGTATTTTTTATTTTAGTTTCTTATGTACCATACTTTGATCAAACGAAAGTGTGAACAGATTCCCCACGCTCGAAAGTATCTTCTACCCTTGAGACTGGAATGTATTTTTCTGCCTGACTAACTAACTCCTTCGTCTTAGGGTATCAAACCAGCCTGCAGACATGGTGCTCGCGAAAAGGGAGAGGAAAATAATTGAAGAAGGGATTTTATAAAACACTACGAACTAACTTCGATCCCCCCTCAATACTTCACTTGGGATGAAGTCGCCATCCATCAAATGATCCCGCTAAATACTATGAATCGAATAATATGAATAACCTGATTCCTCTCCTTAAACATAATGCAGCCAGAGATTTAATAGTCTAGGGGTACATCCACATGCCCATCAAGCTAAGAACCACCTGTCTGAAAAATTAGTCCATAAAAAAAGAGGCGGTTCTCCCGCCTCTTCTCTTTTACTTGTGTACCCCAGTTGACTCTGTTTTACTACCATTCCGTTTCTGTTTTGTGTTCAATCACTTGCACTACTTTTGGTTCAACTGCTTTCATCATTTCTTTCAGTGCTTTCTCGGTGATCGCTACTCCATCCCCTTGAAGTTGTCCTCTAGCCTGTGTTTCTGCAATCACATCAATCACCTGTTGTTTCGAGACATTTTTAGATGCTGCAATCTCCACAACAGTTTTACCTTTTGCTAATTCTTGTTTTAATTCTGTCGGGCTGATTTTTAGTAAAGCAAACAGTTTTTCATCGTTTAAAAAGTTATCAGCCGTATAATCAGGCTTACCATTTCTAGAGAATAGGCCTTCTACTTTAATGTTTGAAGGTGTATCAGAAGGTGTATCAGCTGTAGGAATACC
The window above is part of the Brevibacillus antibioticus genome. Proteins encoded here:
- a CDS encoding ethanolamine ammonia-lyase reactivating factor EutA: MDEQWIQSVGIDVGTSTTKMIVSRLRLGRMSSTFSLPRYQIVERQLLYASEVHSTPLIGFDEIDADGIGAILAAEYDKAQISLSQIKSGAVIITGETASKKNAQHIVHLLAERSGDFVVATAGADLEGVLAGKGAGAEKRSQAIQGVIVNVDIGGGTANAAYFQRGRAIATVTFHVGGRLIRLSPQGVVQYVSPNIQQWLSAKGLRIQVGQEIGFAQLTEVAEQLGRSMLDYLTGKERQVSGLLVVGPHLRDSIPVDELTVSGGVGLLMSGPPVQNISDASRYGDFGPLLGYVLQQEREKGTYPVQWLDPDQTVRATVIGAGMQSTEISGSTVHIKPELLPIKNIPILKLELTEEQLADATRLRQEVAAIYQLGERLFEKTTGIPFALAISGIGYCSYALLQMLSQELSEQYRATFPESQTMVVICETDMAKALGQALALRCKGAPEIICIDQVRVEYGDYIDLGEPISGTIIPVVVKTLAFDERP
- a CDS encoding ethanolamine ammonia-lyase subunit EutB, with the translated sequence MNTKTTVLGQTYQFRDLKEVFAKANEDKSGDQLAGLAAADSRERVAAKQVLADLTLADIRNNPMVPAEEDEVSRVIEEGINEKIYSEIKNWSVAELREYILSHQAGDNELKRISRGLSSEMIAATAKLMSNLDLITAASKIKVVTHANTAIGQKGILASRVQPNHPSDNVQGIKASLYEGLSYGIGDAVIGINPVIDTADSVKDILNMTKDVMTKFDIPTQNCVLAHVSTQMRAIRNGAPADLIFQSLAGSEKGNNAFGIDVALLDEADELMRKEGTSYGPNFWYFETGQGSELSSEAHHGMDQVTMEARCYGLARKYNPFIVNTVVGFIGPEYLYDSRQVIRAGLEDHYMGKMHGLPMGCDVCYTNHMKVDQNDMDNLGILLSSAGVNFVIGVAMADDVMLNYQSTSFHDIAAFREVMGLRPAPDFEKWLEKMGIMENGRLTAKAGDPTIFM
- the eutC gene encoding ethanolamine ammonia-lyase subunit EutC; amino-acid sequence: MEQQLDFLVDKVVAELQKKLGEATEPAPSPKAETGTGLIQLRSEPKAEPVSSATTAPTQAPAVNEHLAPSAEPERTSHVPNPKYKEGLDELLSSTPARIGVWRAGVRPLTKTMLELRRDHAAAVDAVYGEVSQAVLDQFSLFTVETQYDNTENYLKRPDMGRILTDEGVRLLQERCQKKPQVQIVVSDGLSAAAVDANLKDVLPSLMDSLKSYGLTCGTPFFVQGGRVASMDHVGEILEPEVLVLLIGERPGLVTAHSMSAYMCYRPRKGMVESERTVISNIHRQGTSPVEAGAHIGTILSKMLEQKASGVKLVL
- the mdh gene encoding malate dehydrogenase, producing MTFRRKKVAVIGSGFTGATTAFIMAQKELADIVLVDIPQLENPTKGKALDMMEASPVLGFDASITGTSDYKDIEGSDIVIITAGIARKPGMSRDDLVATNAAIMRSVAEQVKTYAPNSIVLILSNPVDAMTYTFYKTSGFPKHRVIGQSGVLDTARFRTFVAMELNVSVNDVTGFVLGGHGDDMVPLLRYSYAGGIPLEKLIPQDRLDAIVERTRKGGGEIVALLGNGSAYYAPAAALVEMAEAILKDQKRILPSIALLQGEYGYNDIYLGVPTLLGGNGIEQVIELDLTAAEKAALDKSADSVRAVMKVAMP
- a CDS encoding helix-turn-helix domain-containing protein — protein: MGGLQGTMHWSLRSEIERHRRECGYTLSKLGELTGINHGSLSEILNGNPPRAMTIGQLDALAAVFGREPGWLYELYTEECITEGRISRPRLIPYLVRCAEVGRKDCIDEVVPKLLENPKNISTLFAVAEQLYEEGKQKQSVPFYEYVIENEKDSYSNQFVMSQYRLFRVVVQGTNSEENWKAVIRFDPYRRRLPENNQLDALLQLANVCYTIHKWREMDKYADELRELATIIYEDELRRRRSNKASEMLSTERHLVVYYGQAFLIKSIALEKQELYEEAKRYVDGYADLSWFEFLDEIGQIEMQKFRSWATANLYTLNILMGNSDVIPDYIHFLSDHPKEVLSGLVTIVSAANQYGFSIDSIFEQFAEHIDRFEDRQDAIGMSEHMQFRNEMAIYLFKRGKYAEGLNETLRCLSLSDTMKDYDSFKKCTALFWTHLQYASDQQKGKYQTILTKGAV
- a CDS encoding aspartyl-phosphate phosphatase Spo0E family protein, which translates into the protein MDITAIANILDRDVSFHPGNSPKKGTASAPKSKCTIRGMVKEIGCHLELDNRIDQLRREMMELAGNYGLSHDKVLAVSQQLDKYIVIAQNRLKTEK
- a CDS encoding helix-turn-helix domain-containing protein: MHRSLRSEIEKCRRKHGYTLSKLGEITGINPGSLSEILNGNPPRAITIGQLDALAKVFGHDPGWLYELYPEECISEGRISRPRLIPYLIRCVEVGRKDCIEATVPKMMENPKNISILFALAEQLYKKGQLKESVPFYEYVIENEKDSYSEHFVMSQYRLFRAVLGTNAEENWENVIRFSPYRNRLPENYQLDALFQLARVCFALQKWNKSGEYGDELRLLTETVHMHELDRLKRNKKGEPLKPERPLVYYYGMGHLYKGAALEMQGMYEEAKQYVQVYADLGWFELLDEDGRKEVERFKVWAKANSYTLEVLSGNTDVLEEYVDYLESLPANEILAGMISIMKSANTHHFCVDDILDRFSSQIASFDQFTEAIGLDRHLQFRYQTAIYEFGKGRIERGIEESIYYLSLADLMNRHDEALTYIALFGWLGNMNKRIANQNN